A genomic segment from Lignipirellula cremea encodes:
- a CDS encoding ATP-binding cassette domain-containing protein: protein MTASDASSCAIEAKCLTKIYGSGNTEVIAMRDATMQVKQGEVVALLGPGGSGKSTFLPAVGLINPPTSGRIAIRGRLVLDGETAHARLRSFRRRHIRFIFQKSNLIPFLTAVENIRIAIELFAKVAHEQGAGVIVVTHDHRALDVFDTIYEMGRRTHAQAAERPATGGSRTTRC, encoded by the coding sequence ATGACCGCCAGCGACGCCAGTTCCTGCGCCATTGAAGCGAAGTGCCTGACGAAAATCTATGGCAGCGGCAACACCGAAGTCATCGCAATGCGCGACGCTACCATGCAGGTCAAGCAGGGGGAAGTCGTGGCGTTGCTGGGGCCAGGCGGTTCCGGCAAGTCCACGTTCCTCCCCGCCGTGGGCCTCATTAACCCGCCCACGTCCGGCCGCATTGCCATTCGCGGTCGACTGGTCCTCGATGGCGAAACGGCACACGCCAGGCTGCGTTCTTTCCGTCGCCGGCACATTAGGTTCATCTTTCAGAAATCCAATCTCATTCCATTCTTGACTGCCGTCGAGAATATACGGATCGCCATAGAGCTCTTCGCCAAAGTCGCCCACGAACAGGGAGCCGGCGTGATCGTCGTTACCCACGACCACCGCGCGCTCGACGTGTTCGACACGATCTACGAAATGGGAAGACGTACTCATGCACAAGCAGCCGAGCGACCAGCAACTGGCGGCTCACGAACAACGCGATGCTGA
- a CDS encoding cytochrome-c peroxidase, whose product MQLSPTSRIASSVLLSSAVLSSAVLATILLATTPRANSQTPNQAGGKVNGIWQKLPRQAESPAGNPSTAAKIELGKQLFFDPRLSLTGTVSCNTCHNLMEGGDDGRPSSMGIHGRIGPRNAPTVWNSVFQTSQFWDGRAPDLEEQAKGPVIAAPEMGMPNHDKAIDRIAAIPGYQSAFAQVFGDDAPVTIDNAVKAIAAFERTLITPNSAYDRYVEGDRTALSASQVRGMRLFDSVGCTECHSGPAFNGWEPGAAASFEEFPRYPGSRLIDRYGLAQDLGRYGVTQREEDKHHFKTPVLRNIALTAPYFHNGAVESLPEAVRVMAEVQLDTELTDREVADIVDFLESLDGQFPSITLPRIPSRSGRSILEDQEPAAISE is encoded by the coding sequence ATGCAATTGTCTCCCACTTCACGAATCGCATCCAGTGTGTTGCTGTCGTCGGCCGTGTTGTCGTCGGCCGTGCTGGCGACGATCCTGCTGGCGACGACGCCCCGGGCGAACTCCCAGACGCCAAATCAGGCAGGCGGCAAAGTGAACGGCATCTGGCAAAAGCTTCCTCGCCAGGCCGAATCCCCGGCAGGCAACCCGAGCACTGCTGCAAAGATCGAGCTGGGAAAGCAGTTGTTCTTTGATCCCAGGTTGTCTCTGACCGGAACGGTTTCCTGCAACACCTGTCACAACCTGATGGAAGGCGGCGACGACGGGCGGCCTTCTTCCATGGGTATCCACGGTCGCATCGGTCCTCGCAATGCTCCGACGGTCTGGAACTCCGTCTTCCAGACCTCGCAGTTCTGGGATGGACGCGCGCCCGACCTGGAAGAGCAGGCCAAAGGCCCTGTGATTGCTGCTCCCGAAATGGGCATGCCGAACCACGACAAGGCGATTGATCGGATCGCGGCCATTCCCGGCTACCAGTCCGCCTTCGCCCAGGTGTTTGGCGACGACGCTCCGGTGACGATCGACAATGCGGTCAAGGCGATTGCCGCCTTTGAACGAACGCTCATCACGCCGAACAGCGCCTACGATCGTTATGTCGAAGGCGACCGGACCGCGCTCTCGGCGTCGCAAGTTCGCGGCATGCGTCTCTTCGATTCGGTCGGTTGCACCGAGTGCCATTCCGGGCCGGCCTTCAATGGCTGGGAACCGGGCGCCGCCGCCAGCTTCGAAGAGTTTCCGCGGTATCCCGGCAGTCGCCTGATCGACAGGTATGGACTCGCCCAGGACCTGGGTCGGTACGGAGTTACGCAGCGCGAGGAGGACAAACATCACTTCAAAACGCCCGTGCTGCGGAACATTGCCCTCACCGCTCCCTACTTTCACAACGGGGCGGTTGAGTCGCTGCCGGAAGCGGTGCGCGTGATGGCGGAAGTGCAGCTGGATACGGAACTGACCGATCGGGAAGTCGCCGACATCGTCGACTTTCTGGAATCGCTGGACGGCCAATTCCCGAGCATCACTCTGCCGCGAATCCCCTCGCGTTCTGGCCGGTCGATTCTGGAAGACCAGGAGCCGGCCGCCATCTCAGAATGA
- a CDS encoding FAD-dependent oxidoreductase has translation MKIVIIGAVAGGASTAARARRSDEDAEIILIERGTEPSFANCGLPYYVGGEIASRDRLLVAPAAQLRQRHRLDVRTRQEVTAIDRAGQSVTVKNLETGETYTETYDRLVIATGASPFRPPIPGIDGPHVLELRDLADADRMHALVTTGASRRAVIVGAGFIGIEVAENLIRRGLEVTVVELADQILPPWDAEMVHPLEEHLRQQGVNLRLKDSAEAFAACPADDGNLLVKLKSGEEVPASFAVVCIGVRPESRLAAAAGIECGPRGGIVTNGHMQTSDPHIYAVGDVAEVTDFLTGEPTQIPLAGPANRQGRIAADHIFGRDSTYRGTQGTAIVGVFGKTAAMTGHSEKQLRRANCAYKKIYIHPKDHAGYYPGATPMTLKLLFDPADGRIWGAQAVGTHGVDKRIDVIAMAIQGGMTVYDLEEVELCYAPQYGSAKDAVNMAGFVAAGVLRGDQTPVHLGDELTIPAPGNMVLLDVRTEREFAQGHLAQARNIPLETLRERLAELPRDRTIVAYCYVGQRGYMATRLLRQKGFDAVNLGGGYRLAQNSGLLEDAP, from the coding sequence ATGAAGATTGTCATTATCGGCGCCGTGGCGGGGGGAGCTTCCACGGCGGCCCGTGCACGGCGGTCGGATGAGGATGCGGAGATCATCCTCATTGAGCGTGGGACCGAACCGTCGTTCGCCAATTGCGGGCTGCCGTACTATGTGGGCGGCGAAATCGCGTCGCGAGACAGGCTGCTGGTGGCGCCGGCCGCACAACTGCGGCAGCGGCATCGACTGGATGTGCGGACGCGGCAGGAAGTCACCGCGATCGATCGCGCGGGGCAGTCGGTCACGGTCAAGAATCTGGAAACGGGCGAAACCTATACGGAGACCTACGACAGGCTGGTGATTGCGACGGGCGCCTCGCCGTTTCGTCCGCCCATCCCGGGCATCGACGGCCCGCATGTTCTGGAGCTGCGCGATCTGGCCGATGCGGATCGGATGCACGCTCTCGTCACGACCGGCGCCAGCCGCCGCGCGGTCATTGTGGGAGCCGGATTCATCGGCATCGAAGTCGCCGAAAACCTGATTCGCCGCGGGCTGGAAGTGACCGTGGTCGAATTGGCCGATCAAATCCTGCCGCCGTGGGATGCGGAAATGGTGCATCCGCTGGAAGAGCATCTGCGCCAGCAGGGCGTCAACCTGAGATTGAAGGATTCGGCGGAAGCGTTTGCCGCCTGTCCCGCCGATGACGGCAATTTGCTGGTGAAGCTCAAGTCGGGCGAGGAAGTCCCTGCCAGTTTCGCGGTTGTCTGTATCGGCGTCCGTCCGGAAAGCCGACTCGCGGCCGCTGCGGGCATTGAATGCGGGCCGCGCGGCGGCATCGTCACCAACGGCCACATGCAGACCAGCGATCCCCATATCTACGCCGTGGGCGATGTGGCGGAAGTGACAGACTTCCTCACCGGCGAACCAACGCAGATCCCGCTGGCCGGTCCGGCCAATCGGCAGGGACGCATCGCCGCCGATCATATCTTTGGTCGAGATTCAACGTATCGAGGCACGCAAGGCACGGCCATCGTGGGCGTCTTCGGCAAGACGGCCGCCATGACGGGCCACAGTGAGAAGCAGCTGCGGCGAGCCAATTGCGCGTACAAGAAAATCTACATCCATCCCAAGGATCACGCCGGGTACTACCCAGGCGCCACTCCGATGACGCTCAAGCTGTTGTTCGATCCGGCCGATGGCCGCATCTGGGGCGCTCAGGCGGTGGGGACGCACGGCGTTGATAAGCGGATCGACGTGATCGCCATGGCCATTCAAGGAGGGATGACCGTTTACGATCTGGAGGAAGTCGAGCTCTGCTATGCGCCCCAGTACGGATCGGCCAAAGACGCGGTCAACATGGCGGGATTCGTCGCGGCAGGCGTGCTGCGAGGGGATCAGACGCCCGTCCATCTGGGCGATGAATTGACAATCCCGGCGCCCGGAAACATGGTGTTGCTGGACGTTCGCACGGAGCGCGAGTTTGCCCAGGGACATCTGGCCCAGGCACGGAACATTCCGCTGGAGACGCTGCGCGAGCGACTCGCAGAATTGCCCCGCGACCGCACGATTGTCGCGTACTGCTATGTCGGCCAGCGCGGGTACATGGCCACGCGACTGCTGCGACAGAAAGGTTTTGACGCGGTCAACCTGGGCGGCGGCTACCGGCTCGCCCAGAACTCAGGCCTGCTTGAGGACGCCCCCTGA
- a CDS encoding NAD(P)/FAD-dependent oxidoreductase has translation MNHHQIVIVGGGTAGITVAARLKNADPSLDIAIIEPSEKHYYQPLWTLVGGGMFKPEESGRNEADLIPYGVHWIRKRVAVFAPSANTVTTDDGEAIGYDYLVVAPGIQVNWDQVKGLKEAVGKEGVCSNYSINTVASTWKFIRELRQGVALFTQPAGAVKCGGAPQKICYLAEDHFRRTGVRDNIEVIFTLAGPRLFAVDRYREVLERVCQRKGVEPRYRHNLVEVRSASKEAIYRHMDTDEELIIPYDMIHVTPPMSAPDFVSQSELAGEAGWVEVDKHTLQHTRFANVYALGDASSLPTSKTGAAIRKQAPVLAANLLGAMKQQPALASYDGYTSCPVVTGYDSLVLAEFDYSGQPAETFPFDQAQERFSMFLLKKFGLPAMYWHGMLKGRV, from the coding sequence GTGAACCATCATCAAATCGTTATTGTTGGCGGCGGCACAGCCGGAATCACGGTTGCAGCTCGATTGAAAAACGCCGATCCGTCGCTCGACATTGCGATCATCGAGCCGTCAGAAAAACATTACTACCAGCCGCTATGGACCCTGGTGGGCGGCGGCATGTTCAAGCCCGAAGAATCGGGCCGAAACGAAGCGGATTTGATTCCCTATGGCGTGCATTGGATCAGGAAGCGTGTTGCAGTGTTCGCACCATCCGCCAACACCGTCACGACCGACGACGGCGAAGCGATCGGCTACGATTATCTCGTGGTGGCGCCGGGGATTCAAGTCAACTGGGACCAGGTCAAGGGGCTCAAGGAAGCGGTCGGCAAGGAGGGAGTATGCAGCAACTACTCTATCAATACCGTCGCCAGCACGTGGAAGTTCATTCGTGAGTTGAGGCAGGGCGTGGCGTTGTTCACGCAGCCCGCGGGAGCGGTCAAGTGCGGCGGCGCTCCCCAGAAAATCTGTTACCTGGCCGAAGACCATTTTCGTCGCACGGGCGTTCGCGACAACATCGAAGTCATCTTTACACTGGCGGGGCCGCGATTGTTTGCCGTGGATCGATACCGCGAGGTGCTTGAACGGGTGTGCCAGCGCAAGGGCGTCGAACCGCGTTATCGACACAATCTGGTCGAGGTGCGCTCCGCGTCCAAAGAAGCGATCTATCGACACATGGACACCGACGAAGAGCTGATCATTCCCTACGACATGATCCATGTGACGCCGCCTATGAGCGCCCCGGACTTTGTCTCGCAGAGCGAGCTGGCTGGCGAAGCCGGATGGGTCGAAGTGGACAAGCATACGCTGCAGCACACGCGATTTGCGAATGTATACGCTCTTGGCGACGCTTCCAGCTTGCCCACATCCAAGACCGGAGCGGCGATTCGGAAGCAGGCCCCGGTGCTGGCGGCCAATTTACTGGGGGCGATGAAGCAGCAACCCGCACTGGCGAGCTACGATGGCTACACGTCCTGCCCCGTGGTGACTGGCTACGATTCCCTGGTCCTGGCGGAATTTGACTACAGCGGACAACCCGCCGAAACATTTCCATTCGACCAGGCCCAGGAACGATTCAGCATGTTCCTGCTCAAAAAGTTTGGTCTGCCGGCAATGTACTGGCACGGAATGTTGAAAGGACGTGTGTAA
- a CDS encoding DUF1641 domain-containing protein, which produces MAPLTERPSLVDRLQDPQTSAVLHRLLDHAESLDQVLQVAGDLPNLVAMATDFFDAISRKAAQDGIDLEQRATDLLKLLVRVTEPSSLRAIEGLVARLPKLEEGSALLDELPGLVATAVDVLDEWATQLKADGINLEQSVRQGLHAALYLGGQIRREELDRIGFLVKSDVLNKHSVEAVSMAGSALAGCRRGTCEHPVPQRVGVFGLLGALRDPSTQRALSFGLQFAKCFGGVLEEKHNGANSAP; this is translated from the coding sequence ATGGCCCCCCTGACTGAGAGACCGTCCCTCGTGGATCGTTTGCAGGATCCACAGACTTCTGCAGTTTTACATCGTTTGCTCGACCATGCGGAGTCGCTGGATCAGGTGCTGCAGGTTGCCGGCGACTTGCCCAACCTGGTTGCCATGGCGACCGACTTTTTTGACGCCATTAGCCGCAAGGCTGCGCAAGACGGAATTGACCTGGAACAGCGGGCGACCGATCTCTTGAAGCTGCTGGTGCGCGTGACCGAACCCTCCAGCCTGCGGGCCATCGAGGGCCTGGTTGCTCGACTGCCCAAGCTGGAAGAAGGCAGTGCTTTGCTTGATGAACTGCCGGGCCTGGTCGCGACCGCCGTGGATGTTCTTGACGAATGGGCGACACAGCTCAAGGCGGACGGCATCAACCTGGAACAGAGTGTTCGCCAGGGACTACATGCGGCCTTGTATCTGGGCGGCCAGATTCGACGGGAAGAACTGGATAGGATTGGATTCCTGGTCAAGTCCGACGTCTTGAACAAGCATTCTGTGGAAGCCGTGAGCATGGCCGGCTCTGCACTGGCGGGTTGTCGTCGCGGCACGTGCGAGCATCCGGTTCCCCAGCGCGTGGGCGTGTTTGGCTTGCTGGGAGCGCTCCGTGATCCCAGCACGCAGCGAGCCTTGTCGTTTGGACTGCAGTTCGCGAAGTGTTTTGGCGGCGTGCTCGAAGAGAAGCATAACGGGGCGAATTCCGCGCCCTGA